In Methanomassiliicoccus sp., one DNA window encodes the following:
- a CDS encoding transcriptional regulator yields the protein MVVQRDELIEAVRSVLAKSGFFVSRPLAMRGISFDVVARRDDTLLIIKILSNVDAFSKDNAEEMLTLGEALGASPLLVGERSGSGDIDESIVYSRFGVPIISLTTLSDHLLEGVPPFIFAAPGGLYVKLDSDMMKRLREERSISLGTLAEIAGVSRRTIQMYENGMGAMIDVAIRLEEFLKQPIVLPVNPFQHCAPSKPKEKEKTPPASDIFGTEVFQQLNRMGFSILPVTRCPFEALSKDRHIIILTGLGRDDGKLKEKAMAVSDISKVTERSSVIFIERSRSKHSIGGTPIVGKDELRKITEACILYDLVGERENDAKHKD from the coding sequence ATGGTCGTGCAGAGAGATGAGTTGATCGAGGCTGTACGCTCTGTACTGGCCAAGTCCGGTTTCTTCGTCTCCCGACCTCTGGCCATGAGGGGCATCAGCTTTGATGTGGTCGCAAGGCGCGACGATACCCTCCTGATCATCAAGATACTCAGCAATGTCGATGCCTTCTCCAAGGACAATGCCGAGGAGATGCTGACCTTGGGCGAGGCCCTGGGGGCCTCCCCGCTGCTGGTGGGCGAACGCTCCGGTTCGGGGGATATAGACGAGAGCATCGTCTACTCCAGGTTCGGGGTGCCCATCATCTCCCTCACCACGCTCTCCGACCATCTCTTGGAGGGTGTGCCTCCGTTCATCTTCGCCGCCCCCGGGGGGCTCTACGTCAAGCTGGACAGCGACATGATGAAAAGGCTGAGGGAGGAGAGGAGCATATCCCTGGGAACCCTGGCAGAGATAGCTGGAGTCTCGCGCCGAACGATACAGATGTACGAGAACGGGATGGGGGCGATGATAGATGTCGCGATCCGCCTGGAGGAGTTCCTCAAGCAACCCATCGTCCTGCCGGTGAACCCTTTCCAGCACTGTGCTCCCTCCAAGCCTAAGGAGAAGGAAAAGACGCCACCAGCCTCGGACATCTTCGGCACGGAGGTCTTCCAGCAGCTGAACCGCATGGGGTTCTCCATCCTGCCCGTCACCCGCTGCCCCTTCGAGGCGTTGAGCAAGGATAGACATATCATCATACTCACAGGACTGGGGAGGGATGACGGCAAGCTAAAGGAAAAGGCCATGGCCGTATCCGACATATCCAAGGTGACCGAACGCAGCTCGGTCATCTTCATCGAAAGGTCCCGCAGCAAGCATAGCATCGGAGGTACTCCCATCGTGGGCAAGGACGAGCTCCGGAAGATCACCGAGGCTTGCATCCTGTATGATCTGGTGGGGGAAAGGGAGAACGATGCGAAACATAAGGATTGA
- a CDS encoding UbiA family prenyltransferase, producing the protein MDRLVLFLERDRLSIIGVFLYILLVALVRDISEYYLLDHIFVIEPHPWIYSIAHHVAFYFLTFFGLVLLLAAFTRRGVRRAVNFVACFFWVIILPPYLDHFIFGSSENYAYFSPADFINYIMHFSGSTFHPGQAIEIIAVVAVVLGYGLWVKRSRFGSVEGRVLMTVEMALLVIFTLVSLFIMATPGAYMPVGAINGVPVFPSYDVTRYHQLHLFIFSYYLILLLGIMGSLLYLNNPKIFRQIGLSLRPAQTLMFMGIVAAGIASGWSSYAGSVYVTNILERPYWVNVGFVILSLVSAMLAWLVSTMWNDLSDQAGDLPGKSGRALASGLVGRGELAQMSVVLLAMSLMVAALLSWWHVAILMVIYSLSYVYSFPPVRFKERILSPLLLGMGTFLAFLYGHLTPLSAVRLYQGDPELVYPDSWVPVMPSLTMQAVLLGMYMFIGLVVGSMVTDIDGYEEDKRGRVQTVYTQLGLERGKKVVSALILLTSLTPLALFQQLTDVIVFPLLGAVASYTFLRTGRSRYVLLVALVGMAYAGWRFLSVWA; encoded by the coding sequence GTGGACCGCCTGGTCCTTTTCTTGGAGCGGGACCGGCTGTCCATCATCGGGGTGTTCTTGTACATCCTCCTGGTGGCCCTTGTCAGGGACATATCCGAGTACTACCTGCTGGACCATATCTTCGTCATCGAGCCGCACCCCTGGATATACAGTATAGCGCACCACGTGGCCTTCTACTTCCTGACCTTCTTCGGCCTGGTGCTGCTGCTAGCGGCGTTCACCCGCAGGGGCGTTCGGCGAGCCGTTAACTTCGTGGCCTGTTTCTTCTGGGTGATAATACTCCCACCCTACCTGGATCACTTCATCTTCGGTTCCAGCGAGAACTATGCGTACTTCTCTCCTGCGGACTTCATCAACTACATCATGCACTTCAGCGGCTCCACGTTCCATCCTGGTCAGGCCATCGAGATCATTGCGGTGGTGGCCGTCGTTCTTGGGTACGGTCTATGGGTGAAGAGGTCCAGGTTCGGCTCCGTGGAGGGGAGGGTCCTGATGACCGTGGAGATGGCCCTCCTCGTGATCTTCACCCTCGTATCCCTGTTCATCATGGCGACCCCCGGGGCGTACATGCCGGTGGGGGCGATCAACGGGGTACCGGTGTTCCCCAGCTACGATGTCACCAGGTACCATCAGCTCCACCTGTTCATCTTTTCCTACTACCTCATCCTCCTACTGGGGATCATGGGGTCCCTCCTGTACCTGAACAATCCCAAGATATTCCGGCAGATCGGCCTGAGCCTGCGGCCGGCGCAGACCCTCATGTTCATGGGCATAGTGGCCGCGGGGATCGCCAGCGGTTGGTCCTCCTACGCCGGGAGCGTGTACGTGACGAACATCCTGGAAAGGCCATACTGGGTGAACGTGGGGTTCGTCATTCTCTCGTTGGTAAGCGCCATGCTGGCGTGGCTGGTGAGCACCATGTGGAACGACCTCAGCGACCAGGCGGGGGACCTCCCGGGCAAGTCCGGAAGGGCCTTGGCCTCCGGATTGGTGGGGAGGGGGGAGCTCGCGCAAATGTCGGTAGTGCTCTTGGCCATGTCCCTGATGGTGGCCGCTCTGCTGTCGTGGTGGCACGTAGCCATCCTGATGGTCATATACTCACTGTCCTACGTGTACTCCTTCCCTCCCGTGAGGTTCAAGGAGCGCATCCTCAGCCCGCTGCTCCTGGGGATGGGCACATTCCTCGCCTTCCTGTACGGTCACTTGACCCCTTTGAGCGCCGTGCGACTGTACCAGGGCGATCCGGAACTGGTATACCCAGACAGCTGGGTCCCGGTGATGCCCTCTCTCACCATGCAGGCGGTCCTCCTGGGCATGTACATGTTCATCGGTCTGGTGGTGGGCTCCATGGTCACGGACATAGATGGTTATGAGGAGGACAAGAGGGGGCGGGTCCAGACCGTGTACACGCAGCTGGGCCTGGAGCGCGGAAAAAAGGTGGTCTCGGCACTGATCCTCCTAACATCCCTGACGCCTCTCGCCCTGTTCCAACAGCTGACCGACGTGATCGTCTTCCCCCTCCTGGGAGCGGTGGCCTCGTACACCTTCCTGAGAACCGGTCGATCGAGGTACGTCCTCCTGGTGGCCCTGGTCGGCATGGCCTACGCGGGATGGCGTTTCCTGTCCGTGTGGGCCTAG
- a CDS encoding NAD(P)/FAD-dependent oxidoreductase produces MLDVVVTGAGPAGARSAALCARAGLRTLLVERDPLPRDKCCAGGLLERAASLLDDPLPETVIEREISTVSVVHTSFREEFSLPKRAAVTVRRSAFDAYLVDRAVKAGAELWTPSRISKLREDAESVELTIDGRMVSTKALIIAEGATSRTASSLFGLYPGSDQGIGISMTCQLERDPGGHMEFHFLDTPLARFPFTFKFPLNGWMFATRGGANIGVVGKDLSAVIYRRGMEHMRKVVEERYGATSEAHVSAHPIPMRMRNPLHTRRCLLVGDAAGLTSPMSGEGMTNALKSASLASSAVEGMVSGTSTLKRYQRDVQAEILPILRASRFISPAAQWLIGVVDTPTLVKKMHGDPELVSTSLRISRGEEGWESLLRLVARRFPYLFFSSLT; encoded by the coding sequence TTGCTGGACGTGGTGGTCACCGGAGCGGGGCCGGCGGGAGCCCGCTCGGCAGCCCTATGCGCCAGGGCGGGACTGCGCACCCTTCTGGTGGAGCGGGATCCCCTCCCCCGGGACAAGTGCTGCGCCGGAGGACTGCTCGAGCGCGCGGCCTCTCTCCTCGATGATCCCCTCCCTGAAACGGTCATTGAGAGGGAGATCAGCACCGTCAGCGTGGTCCATACCTCGTTCCGGGAGGAGTTTTCGCTGCCAAAACGGGCAGCGGTGACCGTCCGGCGGTCCGCGTTCGACGCCTATCTCGTGGACAGGGCGGTGAAGGCGGGGGCGGAGTTATGGACGCCTTCCCGCATCTCCAAGTTACGTGAGGATGCGGAGAGCGTGGAACTGACCATCGACGGCCGAATGGTCAGTACCAAAGCCCTCATCATCGCTGAGGGCGCCACCAGCCGCACCGCATCATCTTTGTTCGGCCTCTATCCCGGCAGCGACCAGGGCATCGGGATCTCCATGACCTGCCAGCTGGAGCGGGATCCCGGCGGTCACATGGAGTTCCACTTTCTGGACACTCCCCTTGCCCGCTTCCCCTTCACCTTCAAATTCCCCCTCAACGGTTGGATGTTCGCCACTCGCGGTGGTGCGAACATTGGCGTGGTGGGCAAGGACCTTTCCGCCGTCATCTACCGCAGGGGGATGGAGCACATGCGAAAGGTCGTGGAGGAGCGCTACGGCGCCACGTCCGAAGCCCACGTCTCCGCCCACCCCATACCAATGAGGATGAGAAACCCGCTGCACACCCGCAGATGCCTCCTGGTGGGGGACGCCGCGGGGCTGACGAGCCCCATGTCCGGGGAGGGCATGACCAACGCCCTGAAGAGCGCTTCCCTGGCCTCGTCGGCGGTGGAGGGAATGGTAAGCGGAACTTCCACCTTGAAAAGATACCAGAGGGACGTGCAGGCAGAGATCTTGCCCATCCTGCGGGCGTCACGATTCATCTCGCCCGCGGCCCAGTGGCTCATCGGGGTCGTGGACACCCCCACCCTGGTGAAAAAGATGCATGGTGATCCCGAGCTGGTATCCACCAGCCTCAGGATCTCCCGGGGTGAGGAAGGATGGGAATCGCTGCTTCGCCTAGTGGCGCGCCGCTTTCCCTACCTGTTCTTCTCCTCGCTTACCTAG
- a CDS encoding type IV pilin — MRGLNDFEFIGRAAVRPGSKSDSSVGSRIIHKRKGWTRKGVSDIIGNLLILAITVTLFSSILMYVSSMPGPAEKVYSDFTSTLDINTDHYYVNITHQGGEVLEDYKTAIYLFIDNTPMSLEIGDGIASATSWDTGVTWSYLNNTVLTSTTSISVMIVDTAANTVVYTAPLQGGAQAAMTKPIIGNRGMTPTPVYDGNSVRFYAQISDPYGNLDENSVFLNGSSVGLSSSIQLTYDSGLNQFVSGYYTAKMAWDGSTVLVSATDNSGQKAQEGFTVRVYSNPSGGYGPYSNYLGYLTNGTYPPDASGGEAGGETGITFYYIKRTSDGTITRNFNPGEGVTIELWSDTLANVAGQNTVFIYHPLMGLTPITPQSSINAFSIGSTFSTFRQFVYNFSAPSDAYRYTLQIIVKDNQGLSVNLADYIAVGGMTYPSLETYVAEGSSLVKATRFNHTDELYLIIKVKDTDRYTDTVYISGIEIDDYTGSYVIMKSPTAVPTAGSPLSYSAPLYSMYKTNGASVAGIGNGTSNLGYYTIKIVLKDANQGWWLPNTNFYTLKITTFTDSGNSGTTTGESYSQLSCQFEVTAPLTTSDVAAAIGSGSFTWSSSGATWSDNAISWFEGGDQWNERVIDPDPSSGPLGLTLADLTGDGRNDLVVGAQDTSLANLFWYENEKNDGTEWSSARPISYPFDAYSGTQTAYNSNKGNANEDATVWSTAVSTDRFYDGYSTNNEMCAALTVADFNNDGRADVVASFIHVVVYTTATSTGSADYENSWGMYFNRGVYVFWNDGSSSWTKTVLYSTDAWIAGDAANKDTNPAAADLDVADFNMDGYNDVVAVYEDGTTKVWLNQWVSQSSYSGAFSTSNSLRTLPSVTGNAPWSHTQILPKVEAEDMNGDGIPDVVRTSTLSTDNSVYIIYTQLASASVPIDSPNQMGALDVNFTATVVGPISNLASTNTVYQALTEVDVLYPTYSSTGLKNILFDTTGSSLSNSKYDDEVFYDVPKGTTMQLYSYYLDVSNLTTAIAGSRINVQFHVDSGFNTSNFIEYSLDGGVTWSNTTIKPLSSDLTARTATFDITSAGADTYSNITTKLQIRFVNPASSLQTVHFDYVWVDVDFVATQAVGWIYRIPNQPAAYQTLSIVGHVSGAEGFQISYSPDNETYFPIGQMTSLTDTTLSANLSYTPNSYYYIRVTDLDRAVTDVVKSTLYLDKVTIAHNSPTVQWTVAASKVWTSPTYYISALTVGDMKRQQGVYTANEPNDIVVATGGDMTSNSKLYIIMQSSYGSFSAQALTTSKLAIMCPSSGNYEIHGVELGDLDGDQDLDIILVVGAKIGRQPGAGPTMWEYVNNQMSAGAWRFTENPISSVASKGESVINVTTGNIDLAIFLPVFGTVAIVASSQVLNRWRSRRR, encoded by the coding sequence ATGAGAGGTCTTAACGATTTCGAGTTCATCGGCCGAGCGGCGGTTCGGCCCGGTTCTAAGAGCGATAGTTCTGTAGGTTCTAGGATAATTCATAAGCGCAAGGGATGGACCCGCAAGGGCGTATCCGACATCATCGGCAACCTGTTGATCTTGGCCATCACTGTGACCTTGTTCAGCAGCATCCTCATGTACGTCTCATCAATGCCCGGACCGGCGGAGAAGGTTTACTCCGATTTCACCTCCACCCTCGATATCAACACCGATCATTACTATGTGAACATCACCCACCAGGGCGGTGAGGTCCTCGAGGACTACAAGACCGCAATATACCTCTTCATTGACAACACCCCGATGTCCTTGGAAATAGGGGATGGAATTGCCAGCGCCACGTCCTGGGACACCGGTGTGACCTGGTCCTATCTCAACAACACCGTTCTCACCTCCACCACCAGCATCAGCGTGATGATCGTGGACACCGCGGCCAACACCGTGGTCTACACCGCGCCCCTGCAGGGAGGAGCCCAGGCGGCCATGACCAAGCCCATCATCGGCAACAGGGGCATGACCCCCACGCCGGTCTATGATGGCAACTCCGTACGCTTCTACGCTCAGATCAGCGACCCCTACGGTAACCTTGATGAGAACAGCGTTTTCCTCAACGGTTCCTCCGTAGGGCTTTCCTCATCGATCCAGCTTACCTATGACAGCGGCCTCAACCAGTTCGTCTCCGGTTACTACACTGCGAAGATGGCCTGGGATGGCTCTACCGTCCTCGTGTCCGCCACCGACAACTCCGGCCAGAAGGCCCAGGAGGGGTTCACGGTGAGGGTGTACTCCAACCCCTCTGGAGGATACGGCCCGTATTCTAATTACCTTGGTTACCTGACCAACGGTACCTACCCCCCAGACGCTAGCGGGGGCGAGGCCGGCGGAGAGACGGGGATAACATTCTACTACATCAAGAGGACCTCCGACGGGACCATCACCAGGAACTTCAATCCTGGCGAGGGCGTGACCATCGAGCTGTGGAGCGATACCCTGGCGAACGTGGCCGGACAGAACACCGTCTTCATCTACCATCCTCTGATGGGCCTTACTCCGATAACTCCGCAGTCATCGATCAATGCCTTCAGCATTGGGAGCACGTTCTCCACGTTCAGGCAGTTCGTGTATAACTTCAGCGCACCCTCGGACGCTTACAGATACACGCTCCAGATAATCGTGAAGGACAATCAGGGACTTTCCGTCAACCTCGCTGACTACATCGCCGTTGGTGGGATGACCTACCCCTCTCTGGAGACCTATGTGGCCGAGGGCAGCTCCCTTGTCAAGGCTACCAGGTTCAACCACACCGACGAGCTATACCTGATAATCAAGGTGAAGGACACCGACCGGTACACGGATACCGTCTACATCAGCGGCATCGAGATCGATGATTACACTGGTAGCTACGTGATAATGAAATCTCCTACCGCGGTGCCCACCGCTGGATCGCCATTATCGTACAGCGCACCCCTGTACTCCATGTATAAGACCAATGGGGCATCTGTCGCGGGCATAGGCAATGGGACCAGTAATCTCGGTTATTACACCATTAAGATCGTCCTCAAGGACGCCAACCAGGGCTGGTGGCTGCCCAATACAAACTTCTACACCCTGAAGATAACCACGTTCACCGACTCCGGCAACAGCGGAACTACCACCGGAGAATCGTACAGCCAGCTCAGCTGCCAGTTCGAGGTCACGGCTCCGCTCACCACCTCTGATGTGGCCGCCGCCATAGGGTCCGGCTCCTTCACCTGGAGCTCCTCGGGGGCCACATGGTCGGACAACGCCATCTCGTGGTTCGAGGGCGGAGACCAGTGGAACGAGAGGGTCATAGATCCCGATCCCAGCAGCGGGCCCCTGGGCCTGACGCTGGCGGACCTGACCGGAGACGGCAGGAACGACCTTGTGGTCGGTGCTCAGGACACCAGCCTGGCCAACCTGTTCTGGTACGAGAACGAGAAGAACGACGGCACCGAATGGTCCAGCGCCAGACCCATATCGTACCCCTTCGACGCATACTCGGGCACGCAGACCGCATACAATTCCAACAAGGGTAACGCCAATGAGGACGCCACAGTGTGGTCCACCGCCGTGTCCACGGACAGGTTCTATGATGGATACTCTACGAACAATGAGATGTGCGCCGCCCTCACCGTGGCCGACTTCAACAACGATGGCCGCGCCGACGTGGTGGCCAGCTTCATCCATGTGGTCGTATACACCACTGCCACCAGCACAGGCTCCGCCGATTACGAGAACAGCTGGGGCATGTACTTCAACCGCGGCGTGTACGTCTTCTGGAACGACGGCAGCTCCAGCTGGACCAAGACCGTGCTCTACAGCACCGACGCTTGGATCGCCGGGGACGCTGCGAACAAGGACACCAATCCTGCCGCTGCCGACCTGGACGTCGCAGACTTCAACATGGACGGATACAATGATGTCGTGGCCGTTTATGAGGATGGCACCACCAAGGTGTGGCTCAACCAGTGGGTGTCCCAGAGCTCCTACTCCGGCGCCTTCAGCACCTCCAATTCCCTCAGGACACTGCCCAGCGTGACCGGAAATGCACCGTGGTCCCATACTCAGATACTTCCCAAGGTCGAGGCCGAGGACATGAACGGCGACGGCATTCCAGATGTGGTGAGGACCAGCACCCTGTCCACCGACAACTCCGTGTACATCATCTACACTCAGCTGGCCAGCGCATCGGTGCCTATTGACTCCCCCAATCAGATGGGAGCCCTGGATGTTAACTTCACAGCTACAGTGGTAGGTCCGATCTCCAACTTAGCGTCCACGAACACGGTCTACCAGGCGTTGACGGAGGTGGACGTCCTTTACCCCACCTACTCCTCGACGGGCCTCAAGAACATACTGTTCGACACCACGGGCTCTTCACTAAGCAACAGCAAGTACGATGATGAGGTGTTCTATGATGTCCCCAAGGGCACGACCATGCAGCTGTACAGCTACTACCTGGACGTGTCCAACCTAACTACAGCCATCGCGGGTTCCAGAATCAATGTGCAGTTCCACGTGGACAGCGGATTCAACACCTCGAACTTCATAGAGTACTCCCTGGACGGCGGGGTGACATGGTCCAACACCACCATCAAACCGCTGAGCAGCGACCTCACGGCCAGGACAGCCACCTTCGACATTACCAGTGCGGGCGCGGACACATACAGCAACATCACCACGAAGCTGCAGATACGCTTCGTGAACCCCGCCAGCAGCCTCCAGACGGTACACTTCGACTACGTCTGGGTAGATGTGGACTTCGTGGCCACGCAGGCCGTTGGCTGGATCTACAGGATACCCAATCAGCCAGCTGCCTACCAGACGCTCAGCATCGTGGGGCATGTCAGCGGTGCGGAAGGGTTCCAGATATCCTACTCGCCGGACAACGAGACCTACTTCCCCATCGGGCAGATGACCTCCCTTACAGACACCACTCTGAGCGCGAACCTGTCCTACACTCCCAACAGCTACTACTACATACGCGTCACCGACCTTGACCGGGCGGTCACGGACGTGGTGAAGAGCACCCTGTACCTGGACAAGGTCACGATCGCCCACAACTCCCCGACCGTTCAGTGGACCGTGGCGGCCTCCAAGGTCTGGACCTCGCCCACTTACTACATCTCGGCGTTGACCGTGGGGGACATGAAGAGGCAGCAGGGGGTCTACACCGCCAATGAGCCCAACGACATCGTGGTGGCGACCGGCGGGGACATGACCTCCAACTCCAAGCTGTACATCATCATGCAGTCGTCCTACGGATCTTTCTCCGCGCAAGCACTGACCACCTCCAAGCTGGCCATCATGTGCCCCAGCTCCGGCAACTACGAGATACACGGCGTGGAGCTGGGCGACCTTGACGGGGACCAGGACCTTGACATAATCCTCGTGGTGGGTGCCAAGATCGGCAGGCAGCCGGGGGCCGGACCCACAATGTGGGAGTACGTGAACAACCAGATGTCCGCCGGTGCCTGGAGGTTCACCGAGAACCCCATAAGCTCTGTGGCCTCCAAGGGCGAATCGGTCATCAACGTGACCACAGGGAACATTGACCTCGCGATCTTCCTACCGGTGTTCGGCACGGTGGCCATCGTGGCCTCCAGCCAGGTGCTGAACAGGTGGAGATCGAGGAGAAGGTAG
- the cyaB gene encoding class IV adenylate cyclase: MPMLEIEVKCPVENIGPVEERLISQGGSFEGEVSQEDRYLGHPCRDFASTDEGLRLRREGDGVVLYYKGPKIDKLTKTREELSTPVPDPRSMDLILQRLGFTPVATVEKVRRSYRLGQVGVSLDTVSGLGGFVELEVQDLPLDVGRSMLQEAMKALGLERTERRSYLELLLEKRA; the protein is encoded by the coding sequence ATGCCTATGCTGGAGATAGAGGTTAAGTGCCCGGTGGAGAATATCGGGCCTGTCGAGGAGCGTCTCATTTCTCAGGGGGGTAGTTTCGAGGGAGAGGTGTCGCAGGAGGACCGCTACCTCGGTCATCCCTGCCGGGATTTTGCCTCCACCGACGAGGGGCTGCGGCTGCGCAGAGAGGGAGATGGGGTGGTCCTCTATTACAAGGGACCCAAGATCGACAAGCTCACCAAGACCAGGGAGGAGCTTAGCACCCCCGTGCCCGATCCCCGGTCCATGGACCTCATACTTCAGCGCCTGGGATTCACCCCTGTGGCCACGGTGGAGAAGGTCAGGCGATCGTACCGCCTGGGCCAGGTGGGTGTGTCCCTGGACACGGTCTCCGGGCTGGGGGGGTTCGTGGAGCTGGAGGTCCAGGACCTGCCCTTGGACGTGGGGAGGTCCATGCTCCAAGAGGCCATGAAGGCTCTGGGGCTGGAGAGGACGGAAAGGCGGTCCTACCTGGAGCTGCTTTTAGAAAAACGTGCCTGA
- a CDS encoding CPBP family intramembrane metalloprotease, whose protein sequence is MEAGANFCHKCGQAVTPYSFTPVHPQYPPYQPVKDTTIRDLGMGIGTYATIALLVLMAVNVLIAIWGIGQVYPHMDRHIYLFIITPYIVNFAELGGWPFFIYYVLLVAAIGASLVWAVVKSAKPLVSELKIDYPAQGHSPVYVIGTVLMAIVSFNVVYYLIVGVVGIDPTTPSFSTRELWQTLFGFAHASVWEEVASRILLIGVPLLLIDLVRRTKNPDLKMRKVSNYLLGGGFAIGKKEAFLMVFSSLMFGAAHIFSWDLYKILPAAVAGLAFAYLFLKLGVYASILMHFGIDFMSVPLSVFPDNYEITMLLGLAILVWVGVGLLYMLLYASKGLGWILGRRIWPDIPWERPLPTAPMPQHYPPYYPQGVGYGQPPAPIPPPQQVPRDPTAIGYVCKSCGNREATYVDGELTCLKCGNRG, encoded by the coding sequence TTGGAAGCTGGTGCTAACTTTTGTCACAAATGCGGACAGGCGGTAACACCCTACTCCTTTACGCCCGTGCACCCGCAGTACCCGCCGTATCAGCCCGTCAAGGACACCACCATCCGCGACCTGGGCATGGGCATAGGCACCTACGCCACCATCGCCCTGCTGGTCCTGATGGCTGTGAACGTGCTCATAGCCATATGGGGCATCGGGCAGGTCTATCCCCACATGGACAGGCACATCTACCTCTTCATAATCACGCCCTACATCGTCAACTTCGCCGAGCTCGGCGGTTGGCCGTTCTTCATCTACTATGTCCTGCTGGTAGCGGCCATAGGCGCCTCGCTGGTATGGGCCGTGGTCAAGAGCGCGAAGCCGCTGGTGAGCGAGCTCAAGATCGATTACCCGGCGCAGGGGCACAGCCCGGTGTACGTGATCGGCACAGTGCTCATGGCCATCGTCTCCTTCAACGTCGTGTACTACCTGATCGTAGGGGTGGTAGGCATAGATCCCACCACTCCCTCCTTCTCCACAAGGGAACTGTGGCAGACCCTCTTCGGATTCGCCCACGCCTCGGTATGGGAGGAGGTGGCGTCACGCATACTACTCATAGGCGTCCCTCTGCTGCTCATCGACCTAGTGCGCAGGACCAAGAACCCGGACCTCAAGATGAGGAAGGTAAGCAACTACCTCCTCGGAGGGGGCTTCGCCATCGGGAAGAAGGAGGCGTTCCTCATGGTGTTCTCCAGCCTGATGTTCGGGGCGGCCCATATCTTCTCGTGGGACCTGTACAAGATCTTACCGGCGGCCGTGGCGGGATTGGCCTTCGCATACCTGTTCCTCAAGCTGGGAGTGTACGCCTCCATCCTCATGCACTTCGGCATCGACTTTATGAGCGTCCCCCTGAGCGTGTTCCCGGACAACTACGAGATCACCATGCTCCTCGGCCTGGCCATACTGGTGTGGGTAGGGGTGGGCCTGCTGTACATGCTGCTTTACGCCTCCAAGGGTTTGGGTTGGATCTTAGGAAGAAGGATATGGCCGGACATACCTTGGGAAAGGCCGCTGCCGACCGCACCAATGCCTCAGCACTACCCTCCATACTACCCCCAGGGAGTGGGGTATGGTCAACCCCCCGCCCCTATTCCCCCTCCTCAGCAGGTCCCTCGGGACCCCACCGCCATCGGATATGTTTGCAAGAGCTGCGGCAACAGGGAGGCCACTTACGTCGATGGGGAGCTGACCTGCCTAAAATGCGGTAACAGGGGTTAG
- a CDS encoding sugar phosphate isomerase/epimerase, which yields MIAASSPSFTAIPFPQALESISEEFQAWEIVAEGGHELRRIEKQFLELAPSTGLRFSVHAPMSDINIGSLNPRMREASLKELMTGLGACHRLGIDTYTVHPAFLTPLGFVSRDKVREAARDSLERLDRISGNLGVKIALENMPRMYASTGTTPQELTELIEGTGLGICLDIGHAHTMGLVKEFLKLKKRIINLHVHDNRGEFDEHLPIGDGTVDFPQVIKGLKGYRGRYVIESRNLPDAVIGRDRLKALLNGH from the coding sequence GTGATCGCAGCCTCCTCTCCGTCGTTCACCGCCATCCCGTTCCCTCAAGCGCTGGAGTCCATCTCCGAGGAGTTCCAGGCCTGGGAGATCGTGGCCGAGGGAGGTCACGAGCTACGCAGGATCGAGAAGCAGTTCCTGGAACTGGCTCCGTCGACCGGCCTACGGTTCTCTGTCCATGCTCCCATGAGCGACATCAACATCGGCTCCCTGAACCCCCGGATGAGGGAAGCCTCGCTTAAGGAGCTGATGACCGGCCTGGGGGCCTGCCATCGACTGGGGATCGACACCTACACCGTCCACCCTGCCTTCCTCACTCCCCTCGGCTTCGTGAGCAGGGACAAGGTGAGGGAGGCTGCCAGGGATTCCCTGGAGAGACTTGACCGCATATCCGGGAACCTAGGCGTCAAGATCGCGTTGGAGAACATGCCGCGGATGTACGCGTCCACAGGTACCACGCCTCAGGAGCTCACCGAATTGATCGAGGGCACAGGCCTGGGCATATGCCTGGACATCGGGCACGCGCACACCATGGGGCTGGTGAAGGAGTTCCTCAAGCTCAAGAAGAGGATAATCAACCTGCATGTCCACGACAACAGAGGAGAGTTCGACGAGCACCTCCCCATCGGGGATGGCACCGTTGACTTCCCTCAGGTGATCAAGGGCTTGAAGGGATACAGAGGTCGTTATGTCATCGAGTCCCGCAACCTGCCCGACGCGGTCATCGGCAGGGACCGCCTGAAAGCTCTCCTGAACGGCCACTAA